Proteins from one Malaya genurostris strain Urasoe2022 chromosome 2, Malgen_1.1, whole genome shotgun sequence genomic window:
- the LOC131431373 gene encoding uncharacterized protein LOC131431373, translated as MSKLSFRARALDPSKPMPIYLAEELPDLPEYSAINRAVPQMPSGMEKEEESEHHLQRAICTGLIIPTPEVFEATDSEFYERYYPQDYKMPKQMIHMQPLNLEQDVPDYDMDSGDEQWVNTQGKRLDLDPLRFETMMDRLERSSGQTVVTLNEAKALLKQDDEISIAVYDYWLNKRLKMQHPLILSVKTESRGNTTPNNPYLAFRRRTEKMQTRKNRKNDESSYEKMLKLRRDLSRAVTLLEMIKRREKMKREQLHLSIEVYEKRYQTQDFNGQLLAEYTATATKATRPAFAPIYSNQFSSHHSALAGSGSGVASGSGAGVYSSGSSAHYHVSGSSSKRDVDAMGGSRKEKRQYKKRKHKIPKERASAGSATGSSGIGHAGSGSAGYHYQYHPAAAGAGGSGMQKVDSLIGSGLGSGTAADAALSSDDEELANLQGSSAPEEEFAYAFRRSKFSQYHRPITNGFGNWPWVSKDENGTADPRYRYTLTSLRHPRPRCIGFARRRIGRGGRVIIDRVSTDLDDLWSKLDYKIIESETVPVSKGAMELEEESIVVPVVVPSATTAAAATATATAAPVTVVSDRKRNESSLVCGGDIKRRKQLVIKEETDLNELFMTGVGLVRTSSGSPMDTDAIVRLSGDMVEVKQEKFNDERTSATGTTTSSSTFVISSNNSSSCSTSGNVNNSENNVIKSEADGSDVEVKQEVLEDYEHMIDNVNNNYRNRISNNSNSNSSSINSSRPVNGNGSSTNVNSRNNFIQSFSNSISSSSTQSRGLSQHHHGQSSGYLLHSTAGVVSSGSMQSSSSRLNEEFGLGSTSEPSKAIASVYTELLNEIQSSWLHFRPKTPEPLPLEDDLLQDDPLFQTDANRIALELQALGEELPADIFNYPTESVYRTKPFALDSLVEPHPLGLDETSAAGRKDGDDLGIKLETCSNSDNNLSGDSLNDLNLSLNESNEDEKMLDKILQECQIDDMKSLNQTSNFWNGILEDGILNQLEGADEAGAGTGTDVKDDPLTANELIGASSTEEVAVNKIGYCSELVGFDRASAVERFKSKRRKILKRCNYQVGSSFFALHNPPREEIFRPITSVEENVPAADEKVSTSEAVPPETEIKTEESSEPVSATIPAEQIKIEPPDELLAASSPSSSIQPTPHLQTNTTVLPAGSGYQQALTTPHIKLEPINHLQAASPAIQTPTPAATSFLITSPAVQVVQQSSAAGTVINPLVATAQTTVPTVVQHQQQQQQQQQQQQQSTAQITIATGTGVSVSSSGNSTPTGSYIVQHTTPIVLSQQQMQQIANSGGNIVTVSGNQVVATKQQLGQQPHQQQQQQQIQLQHAHSHQGETYVLTATPAGASSLKKQINGPNDKTVKQNVINPKIHTLINQKLAAGQKAGDLNKKQLEMITKALVSSQKMIVKSATSVNHAGAQIVQQQQQQQGGNVGTSTYNVIHQNSLQQPITILSATSQNPQQPTQNKIILTSSPQLIQQAAGQLMAAAAHGKIAINSNLMAAAGQQAQQHAQFQTDASGQGQPGTITSGQPGQHVKLEKTVNMLFDADKNRIVYTNIKNSRGQFLAQINPKVVNIIQPIQQQKLVNNVGTLQHQQQQTQQHTTTVQSLLGGSPTTTIVNSKGFQRIPAVSIRAQQLQQQQQQQHQQQQQQQQQQQQQQQHDSHGTTTVALATNNATNSIKFIQVTPATAAVAAAAAAAAASAANDSSAASAASVSGSSSTVATAATMVVASSSSSGTGPGGTGGGASSTATATPPTSINITNR; from the exons atgtcgaaGCTTTCGTTTCGGGCGAGGGCCCTCGATCCCTCGAAACCGATGCCCATATATCTGGCCGAGGAGCTGCCGGATCTTCCGGAATACTCGGCCATCAACCGGGCCGTGCCGCAGATGCCCAGCGGAATGGAAAAAGAGGAGGAATCG GAGCATCATCTGCAGCGGGCAATATGTACAGGACTAATCATTCCTACACCGGAGGTGTTCGAAGCAACCGATTCAGAATTTTACGAACGGTATTACCCGCAAGACTACAAAATGCCGAAGCAGATGATTCACATGCAGC CGCTCAACCTTGAGCAGGATGTTCCTGATTATGACATGGATAGCGGGGATGAGCAGTGGGTTAACACACAGGGCAAAAGGTTGGATCTGGATCCATTGAGGTTCGAGACGATGATGGACCGGTTGGAGCGAAGCTCTGGTCAGACTGTAGTCACGCTGAACGAAGCCAAAGCATTGTTGAAGCAGGATGACGAAATCAGCATCGCAGTATACGACTACTGGCTGAACAAGCGGCTCAAAATG CAACACCCACTGATACTTTCGGTGAAAACGGAAAGTAGGGGCAATACGACCCCGAATAATCCCTACTTGGCATTCCGGAGGCGTACTGAGAAGATGCAAACCAGAAAGAACCGCAAGAACGACGAGTCCTCGTATGAGAAGATGCTCAAACTGAG GCGAGACCTCAGCCGAGCGGTAACCTTGCTGGAGATGATCAAACGGCGGGAAAAGATGAAGCGGGAGCAGTTGCACCTTAGCATAGAGGTCTATGAGAAGCGTTATCAGACACAGGACTTCAATGGACAGTTACTGGCCGAGTACACGGCAACTGCAACCAAAGCCACACG ACCTGCGTTTGCGCCAATTTATTCGAATCAATTTTCATCGCACCATTCCGCACTGGCTGGCTCCGGTTCGGGTGTTGCCAGTGGATCCGGTGCAGGAGTATACAGCAGTGGATCATCTGCACACTACCATGTGAGCGGTAGTTCTAGTAAGCGCGATGTCGACGCAATGGGCGGAAGTCGGAAAGAGAAACGCCAGTATAAGAAGCGGAAACATAAAATTCCGAAAGAAAGAGCATCAGCTGGCAGCGCAACGGGTAGTTCCGGTATTGGTCATGCGGGATCGGGATCGGCTGGCTATCACTACCAATATCATCCGGCAGCTGCTGGAGCTGGTGGAAGTGGTATGCAGAAAGTGGATAGTTTAATCGGAAGTGGACTAGGAAGTG GTACTGCCGCCGATGCTGCTCTTTCCTCTGACGACGAGGAACTTGCCAACTTGCAGGGAAGTTCCGCCCCGGAGGAGGAATTCGCGTACGCATTTCGTCGGAGCAAGTTTAGTCAATATCATAGG CCCATTACGAATGGTTTTGGAAATTGGCCGTGGGTATCCAAGGATGAAAATGGAACGGCAGATCCGAGGTATCGCTACACGCTGACATCTCTGAGGCATCCAAG GCCACGCTGCATTGGGTTCGCTCGACGACGAATTGGTCGTGGTGGTCGCGTCATAATCGACCGGGTCTCGACCGATCTGGACGATCTGTGGTCCAAGCTGGACTATAAGATTATCGAGTCGGAAACGGTGCCAGTGTCCAAAGGTGCCATGGAACTGGAAGAGGAAAGCATCGTCGTTCCGGTGGTGGTACCCTCAGCGacgacggcggcggcggcgacggCGACGGCGACGGCGGCACCGGTGACGGTGGTGTCGGacagaaaacgaaacgaaagcaGTCTGGTTTGCGGTGGGGACATAAAACGAAGAAAACAATTAGTGATCAAGGAAGAAACGGACTTGAATGAACTGTTTATGACGGGCGTTGGGTTGGTCCGAACATCTAGTGGAAGCCCAATGGATACGGATGCTATCGTTAGGCTCAGTGGGGATATGGTGGAAGTGAAACAGGAAAAGTTTAATGATGAAAGGACATCAGCGACGGGAACGACGACGTCCTCGTCGACGTTTGTAATTAGTAGTAATAATAGTAGCAGTTGTAGTACTAGCGGTAATGTGAATAACTCAGAAAATAATGTGATAAAAAGTGAAGCTGATGGTAGTGATGTGGAAGTGAAGCAGGAGGTCCTGGAAGATTATGAGCACATGATAGACAATGTAAATAATAACTATAGGAACCGGATTAGTAACaatagcaacagcaacagcagcagcataaACAGCAGTCGACCGGTTAATGGAAACGGCAGTAGTACTAACGTCAATAGTAGGAACAATtttattcaatcgtttagtaATAGTATTAGCAGTAGCAGTACGCAAAGTCGAGGTCTGTCTCAGCATCATCACGGTCAGTCATCAGGGTATCTTCTGCATTCGACGGCCGGAGTGGTATCCAGCGGGTCGATGCAATCTTCTAGTAGTCGCTTGAACGAAGAGTTTGGCTTGGGTAGCACATCGGAGCCTAGCAAAGCCATTGCCAGTGTATATACGgaactgttgaatgaaattcaatccAGTTGGCTTCACTTCCGGCCGAAGACTCCGGAACCACTGCCACTGGAGGACGATCTGTTGCAGGATGATCCGTTGTTCCAAACGGATGCGAATCGAATAGCACTGGAGTTACAAGCTCTGGGTGAGGAACTTCCAGCCGACATCTTCAACTACCCGACGGAATCTGTATATCGAACAAAACCGTTCGCTCTGGATAGCCTAGTGGAACCACATCCGCTTGGGTTGGATGAAACCAGTGCAGCCGGACGAAAAGATGGTGACGATTTGGGTATCAAGCTGGAAACTTGCTCCAATTCGGATAACAATCTCAGTGGGGACAGTTTGAATGATCTGAATCTTAGTTTGAATGAATCTAACGAGGACGAAAAAATGCTGGACAAAATACTGCAAGAGTGCCAAATTGACGATATGAAATCGTTGAACCAGACAAGCAATTTTTGGAATGGAATCCTAGAAGATGGGATACTCAATCAGTTGGAGGGTGCTGATGAGGCCGGTGCTGGCACTGGTACCGACGTTAAAGACGACCCCCTCACGGCTAATGAACTGATCGGTGCTTCTTCGACCGAGGAAGTCGCTGTTAACAAAATTGGCTACTGCTCGGAACTGGTTGGTTTCGATCGAGCCTCGGCGGTGGAACGCTTTAAAAGTAAACGACGGAAGATCTTGAAACGCTGCAACTACCAGGTGGGCAGTAGTTTCTTCGCTTTGCATAATCCGCCACGGGAGGAGATCTTCCGACCAATAACCAGTGTTGAAGAAAATGTTCCTGCAGCTGATGAAAAGGTCAGCACATCTGAAGCAGTGCCACCAGAAACCGAGATTAAAACGGAAGAGTCTAGCGAACCCGTATCTGCTACCATTCCCGCCGAACAGATTAAGATCGAACCTCCTGATGAATTGCTGGCTGCATCCTCGCCATCCTCCTCAATACAACCAACTCCACACCTTCAAACTAATACGACCGTACTGCCTGCTGGAAGTGGCTATCAGCAAGCGCTTACAACCCCGCACATCAAATTGGAACCCATCAATCATCTGCAAGCTGCATCTCCCGCCATTCAAACGCCAACTCCTGCTGCAACATCATTCCTGATCACTTCTCCTGCGGTGCAAGTGGTTCAACAGTCATCCGCTGCTGGAACCGTAATAAATCCATTAGTGGCCACGGCTCAAACTACCGTTCCGACGGTCGTTCAGcatcaacaacagcagcaacagcagcagcagcaacaacagcagtCTACTGCTCAAATCACCATAGCAACGGGTACGGGAGTAAGCGTGAGCAGTAGTGGGAATTCGACGCCAACTGGCAGTTACATCGTTCAACATACGACACCGATTGTGCTATCACAGCAACAAATGCAACAGATTGCAAACAGCGGCGGTAACATAGTCACCGTCAGTGGTAACCAGGTGGTAGCGACGAAGCAGCAACTGGGACAGCAACCGcatcagcagcaacaacagcagcagataCAGCTTCAGCATGCGCATTCCCATCAGGGCGAGACGTATGTACTGACGGCGACTCCGGCCGGAGCATCGTCGCTTAAGAAGCAAATCAATGGACCGAACGATAAAACAG TGAAACAAAACGTCATAAACCCGAAGATCCATACGCTTATAAACCAGAAGCTGGCCGCTGGTCAGAAGGCTGGTGATCTCAACAAAAAACAGCTAGAGATGATCACGAAAGCTCTCGTTTCGTCGCAGAAAATGATCGTCAAATCGGCAACTTCGGTGAACCATGCTGGGGCGCAGATagtgcagcagcagcaacagcagcaaggTGGGAACGTGGGCACTAGCACGTACAACGTGATCCACCAGAACTCACTGCAGCAACCGATAACGATTCTGTCGGCGACAAGTCAGAACCCGCAACAACCAACGCAGAACAAAATCATACTGACGTCGTCGCCCCAGCTGATACAGCAAGCGGCCGGGCAGTTGATGGCAGCGGCAGCTCACGGGAAAATTGCTATCAACTCCAACTTGATGGCTGCCGCCGGACAGCAAGCCCAACAGCATGCTCAGTTCCAAACAGATGCCTCCGGTCAAGGTCAACCGGGAACAATCACGTCCGGACAGCCGGGTCAGCACGTGAAGCTGGAAAAAACCGTCAACATGCTGTTCGATGCCGACAAGAATCGGATAGTGTATACCAACATTAAAAACAGTCGTGGTCAGTTCCTGGCCCAAATTAATCCAAAAGTGGTTAATATTATTCAACCGATTCAGCAACAAAAATTGGTTAATAATGTTGGTACACTACAACATCAGCAGCAACAAACGCAACAGCACACGACGACGGTTCAAAGTTTGCTGGGAGGATCACCAACGACCACAATTGTAAATAGTAAAGGCTTTCAGCGAATACCAGCGGTGAGTATTCGCGCTCAGCAgctgcagcagcaacagcagcagcagcatcaacaacagcagcagcaacagcaacaacaacaacagcagcagcagcatgatTCGCATGGTACGACGACGGTTGCACTCGCTACCAACAACGCAACCAACAGTATCAAATTCATTCAAGTAACACCGGCGACGGCGGCCGTCGCTGCTGCGGCTGCTGCAGCCGCTGCTTCTGCCGCTAATGATAGTTCCGCAGCTTCCGCGGCATCGGTTAGTGGCAGCAGCAGTACGGTGGCGACTGCTGCTACCATGGTTGTGGCATCTTCCTCCTCGAGCGGAACGGGACCCGGCGGAACGGGAGGCGGCGCGAGCTCCACTGCGACCGCTACTCCACCCACCAGTATAAACATTACCAACAGGTGA